One window from the genome of Asterias amurensis chromosome 12, ASM3211899v1 encodes:
- the LOC139945027 gene encoding uncharacterized protein, giving the protein MASSYINGNVEACYVPEDTATGEKTTNGHVEDPKHTRASRLQISYTSLLLHVVSFTAVVWLIVQVVQLRDDLARLHNENTRMGGLDWRDDQHKQTQQAEDEIIQDSNVNLNTRQRSRRQAQVGGSSETYSYDYDTLPLDGLPSLHVVGNQQDYLEQSTVNWFTFHTSSDTGMLGRISHESLVFVHNQFIEIKLPGHYFVYSQITYAGRGSNFIGHEVVVRPDCGDGNEFAILESRALQVTPNAGQTPSGDSGYGGGVFYLAANDRVGVRPLQGGSHYFKKDNGPGSYFGAFLLSKSSSMDVDPDLRRCP; this is encoded by the exons ATGGCATCATCTTACATCAATGGCAATGTGGAAGCATGTTATGTACCTGAAGATACAGCAACTGGAGAGAAGACTACAAACGGACATGTTGAAGATCCGAAACACACACGAGCGAGCCGACTTCAGATATCATACACGAGTCTTCTCCTTCACGTAGTTTCCTTTACAGCCGTTGTTTGGTTAATCGTACAAGTAGTTCAACTCAGGGATGATCTTGCCCGGTTGCATAATGAGAACACACGGATGGGAGGTCTCGATTGGCGTGACGATCAACATAAGCAAACCCAACAAGCAGAAGACGAAATTATTCAA GATTCCAATGTGAACTTAAATACAAGACAGCGATCAAGGAGACAAGCGCAAGTCGGTGGCTCATCAG AAACGTATTCATACGATTATGATACG CTTCCCTTGGATGGCCTTCCTTCTCTTCATGTTGTCGGTAATCAGCAGGACTATCTGGAACAAAGTACAG TGAACTGGTTTACGTTTCATACGAGTAGTGATACTGGAATGTTGGGCAGAATCTCACACGAGAGCCTGGTGTTTGTGCACAACCAGTTCATAGAG ATAAAACTGCCTGGACACTACTTTGTGTACAGTCAGATCACCTATGCGGGACGAGGAAGTAATTTTATAGGCCATGAAGTGGTGGTTAGACCTGATTGTGGCGATGGTAACGAGTTCGCTATTCTGGAATCTAGAGCTTTGCAAGT AACCCCCAATGCTGGGCAGACACCGAGTGGTGATAGTGGATATGGCGGTGGTGTGTTTTACTTGGCGGCCAATGATCGAGTTGGAGTGCGCCCTCTACAAGGTGGCTCACACTACTTCAAGAAGGATAACGGACCGGGCAGTTATTTTGGCGCGTTCCTGTTGTCAAAGAGTAGCAGTATGGATGTAGATCCAGACTTAAGGCGTTGTCCATAG